The proteins below come from a single Triticum aestivum cultivar Chinese Spring chromosome 5D, IWGSC CS RefSeq v2.1, whole genome shotgun sequence genomic window:
- the LOC123124126 gene encoding (E)-beta-caryophyllene synthase, whose amino-acid sequence MAASVESHRRPHPPAMNDNQRSHRFHHPTVWGDFFLGFRPFSPAQCLSMKNKAEVMKEELRATIVDSGSVDLPRKLELVDTLQRLGLDYHYGKEINDLLCGIHDAGDEARDLHTTALRFYLLRKQGLNVSPDVFLKFIDDKGKITCNDTRSLLCMYNAAHVRTHGEETLSNAMAYTKGHLQCAVEQQTIPPSILLDQVRRTLETPIFRRPPRVEARHFISVYERMSTRNDAILELAKLDFSILQALYCEELRTLTLWWKELQLQDHLSFARDRMVEMHFWMLGVLFEPQYSYGRIVLTKFFTFISIFDDIYDSYSTLEESRLLTMAMERWDEQAAEHLPGYMKFFYSKVLTTMKVIAKDLDSQGNKHADYVKKLLIDATKCYYNEAKWREESDTPVTVEEHLRFSVPSCCCMHVACLAFVVIGASGDAIEWGMTYPKIMRASCVIGRVINDVASHEREQEQCSGERPVMSTVEACLEENKYTAKEDAYRKLSELIEESWMDIIEELLKPAAARPTTPLLEAVVNSTRMLDFLYKDQDTYTDPRALKVVVDSIYVNSI is encoded by the exons ATGGCAGCCTCCGTGGAGAGTCACCGTCGCCCACACCCGCCTGCGATGAACGACAACCAGCGCAGCCACCGGTTTCACCACCCCACCGTATGGGGGGACTTCTTCCTTGGCTTCAGGCCATTCTCTCCGGCGCAG TGTCTTTCCATGAAAAACAAGGCTGAAGTAATGAAAGAAGAGCTGAGGGCGACAATAGTAGATTCGGGTTCTGTTGATCTGCCTCGGAAGCTTGAGCTTGTCGATACTTTACAGCGGCTTGGTTTGGACTACCACTATGGGAAGGAGATCAATGATTTGTTGTGTGGGATTCATGATGCCGGCGATGAAGCCCGCGATCTTCACACGACGGCCCTTCGATTTTATTTGCTCAGGAAACAGGGATTGAATGTTTCACCAG ATGTATTCCTAAAGTTCATAGATGACAAAGGAAAGATTACCTGCAATGACACAAGAAGCCTCTTGTGCATGTACAACGCTGCCCATGTTCGAACACATGGTGAAGAAACACTCAGCAACGCAATGGCTTACACAAAAGGCCATCTTCAGTGTGCCGTGGAGCAACAAACAATTCCACCATCAATATTGCTCGATCAGGTGCGCCGCACACTGGAAACGCCTATTTTCAGGAGGCCTCCAAGAGTTGAAGCGCGGCACTTCATCTCAGTTTATGAGAGAATGAGTACAAGGAATGATGCCATTTTGGAGCTTGCAAAGCTGGATTTCAGTATTCTGCAAGCTCTCTACTGTGAGGAGCTGAGGACTCTTACTCT GTGGTGGAAAGAACTGCAACTCCAAGACCATTTGAGCTTCGCACGAGACAGGATGGTGGAGATGCACTTTTGGATGTTAGGAGTTTTGTTTGAGCCACAATATTCATACGGACGAATCGTACTCACAAAATTCTTTACATTTATATCGATATTCGATGACATTTACGACAGCTACAGCACCTTAGAAGAAAGCAGGCTCCTCACCATGGCAATGGAAAG GTGGGATGAACAAGCCGCTGAACACCTCCCAGGTTACATGAAGTTCTTCTACAGCAAAGTACTCACTACCATGAAGGTCATCGCAAAAGATTTGGATAGTCAAGGAAACAAGCATGCAGACTATGTAAAAAAGCTA CTAATCGATGCTACGAAATGCTACTACAATGAGGCAAAATGGCGTGAGGAAAGCGACACACCTGTTACTGTTGAGGAGCACCTGCGATTCTCGGTGCCTAGCTGTTGCTGCATGCATGTTGCATGCCTTGCCTTCGTTGTCATAGGAGCGAGCGGAGATGCCATCGAGTGGGGCATGACCTATCCTAAAATTATGCGAGCTTCTTGTGTCATCGGCCGTGTCATCAACGATGTGGCTTCACACGAG CGAGAACAAGAACAGTGCTCTGGCGAGAGGCCTGTGATGTCAACGGTGGAAGCGTGCTTGGAGGAGAACAAGTACACTGCAAAGGAAGATGCATATAGAAAGCTCAGCGAGCTCATAGAGGAGTCATGGATGGACATCATTGAGGAGCTCCTCAAGCCAGCCGCCGCGCGGCCAACAACGCCGCTCCTAGAGGCGGTAGTGAATTCGACACGGATGTTGGACTTCTTGTACAAGGATCAAGACACGTACACCGATCCACGGGCTCTCAAAGTGGTAGTAGATTCTATATATGTAAATTCTATATAG